A portion of the Solea senegalensis isolate Sse05_10M linkage group LG17, IFAPA_SoseM_1, whole genome shotgun sequence genome contains these proteins:
- the ankef1a gene encoding ankyrin repeat and EF-hand domain-containing protein 1a — MSVRVAEGRLQVLQIYRLLQCVHDGDTVQIEKMVKLGVESVINLTEPQDGTGVLHVAVSANNQDLVSFLLSQGADPNIQDKKGRTPVMLAAELGNDTIVAVLAQSRADLRLQDAEGKGVLFYCIYPTKRHNRCLQVALKCQADVNNVSAQGTHVFQQMCEKAQQCTSMCLIMLDSGADPSATNQDTGITALMEAAKAGSLQLVRAILKKGGNPNALDHNRLTAVHYAAMGGFFEVIQVLSAFSADMGMINLDGCTPLHYAAATGNANCCKFLAQRGCNPKLKNHEGFLPRLIAKDAGHKAAAKELRKAERQQGKGNKSSGVSLMSGLWALTLHDWSHEYETELRQAFGNKSDTVTKDLFISVLQKLKAPADVDQLQTVISAHDKRKESCVNINDFIKGVKYIKKPFLLSSYLPKKKKGSKGGKGGGKKKKKKDKFVLPIPICTLTPELMLRRKDGGPPEFMIETYYNCSDSRRFDRDHPPEHPIMNDSGWYVEKPEKIFVNINYCVKSGDLESLDLAFSQGVPVDVQDEFYKTPLMVACSNGNYEVAQYLLSRGADVNACDQFSWTPLHHAARAGQLELMELLVEAGAAVDAQALSGGTPLMRAIQSSRPACVDFLIKAGASVIAENKKEQNCLDIARAFADSRTIDLVKNKMDSLPKPKEPSRGNRSKAQQPKPSKEKVISATVTVQAESSTATAGKTSQKDSNSTILQNTKITTGKTNIMQTTFVPKTVWGKPPTTSQLMSKIERRKELLSLEMDFDDFMMPFSRNIQRTTVEAKTTD, encoded by the exons ATGAGTGTCAGAGTAGCAGAGGGCCGTCTGCAGGTCCTTCAGATCTACCGCCTGCTGCAGTGTGTTCATGATGGGGATACAGTGCAGATTGAGAAGATGGTGAAGCTCGGGGTGGAAAGCGTCATCAACCTCACTGAGCCGCAAGATGGCACAGGGGTGCTTCATGTGGCGGTTTCAGCCAATAACCAGG ACCTGGTCAGCTTCCTTCTGTCTCAGGGAGCAGACCCCAACATCCAGGACAAGAAGGGCCGCACCCCAGTCATGTTAGCTGCTGAGCTGGGCAATGATACCATCGTGGCTGTGCTAGCGCAAAGCCGAGCGGACCTGAGGCTCCAGGATGCTGAGGGCAAAG GTGTTCTCTTCTACTGTATCTACCCCACCAAGCGCCATAACCGCTGTCTGCAGGTGGCGCTGAAGTGCCAGGCAGACGTCAACAACGTGTCGGCGCAGGGGACTCATGTCTTCCAGCAGATGTGTGAGAAGGCTCAGCAGTGCACCTCCATGTGTCTCATCATGCTGGATAGTGGAGCAGATCCCAGTGCAACAAACCAG GATACTGGCATCACAGCATTGATGGAAGCAGCCAAAGCTGGCTCCCTGCAGCTTGTGAGAGCAATTCTCAAGAAAGGGGGAAACCCTAATGCCCTGGACCATAACCGTCTAACAGCAGTGCACTATGCTGCAATGGGGGGCTTTTTTGAG GTGATCCAGGTGCTGTCTGCTTTCTCAGCAGACATGGGCATGATTAACCTTGACGGCTGCACTCCCCTACACTATGCTGCTGCCACGGGCAACGCAAACTGCTGCAAGTTCCTGGCACAAAGag GTTGCAACCCCAAGCTAAAGAACCATGAAGGTTTCTTGCCACGTCTGATTGCCAAAGACGCTGGTCACAAAGCAGCAGCCAAGGAGCTGAGGAAAGCTGAGCGGCAACAGGGCAAAGGCAACAAATCCAGCGGTGTCAGCCTCATGTCAGGTCTCTGGGCTTTGACCCTCCATGACTGGTCCCACGAGTATGAGACTGAGTTACGACAAGCCTTTGGGAACAAATCGGACACCGTTACCAAAGATCTgttcatttcagttttgcaGAAACTAAAAGCCCCGGCTGATGTGGACCAACTCCAAACAGTAATATCAGCACATGACAAGAGGAAAGAGAGCTGTGTCAACATTAATGATTTCATCAAAGGTGTCAAGTACATCAAGAAACcgttcctcctctcctcttacttaccgaaaaagaaaaaagggtcaaaaggaggaaaagggggaggaaagaagaagaaaaagaaagataaattTGTCCTCCCGATTCCAATTTGCACCCTCACACCAGAACTCATGCTCCGGCGGAAGGATGGAGGTCCACCAGAGTTCATGATTGAGACGTACTACAACTGCTCAGACAGTCGACGCTTTGACCGTGACCACCCGCCAGAGCATCCCATAATGAATGACTCGGGGTGGTACGTAGAGAAGCCAGAGAAGATCTTCGTGAACATCAACTATTGTGTAAAGAGTGGGGATCTGGAGTCGTTGGACCTTGCTTTCAGTCAGGGGGTTCCTGTGGATGTTCAAGATGAGTTTTATAAAACTCCACTGATGGTGGCCTGTTCCAATGGCAACTATGAGGTGGCTCAGTATCTCCTTAGCCGGGG GGCCGATGTAAATGCCTGTGACCAGTTCTCCTGGACGCCGCTGCACCACGCGGCTCGCGCTGGCCAACTGGAACTAATGGAACTTCTGGTGGAGGCCGGGGCTGCTGTCGACGCCCAAGCTCTCAGTGGTGGCACTCCCCTCATGAGGGCCATCCAGAGCTCCAGACCCGCCTGTGTGGACTTTCTCATCAAGGCTGGTGCCAGTGTTATTGCAGAGAACAAGAAAG AACAAAACTGCCTTGACATCGCTCGAGCTTTTGCAGACTCCAGGACAATTGACTTGGTCAAAAACAAGATGGATTCTCTGCCTAAACCAAAGGAGCCATCAAGAGGAAACAGGAGCAAAGCTCAGCAGCCTAAACCCTCCAAAGAGAAG GTCATTTCAGCAACAGTAACTGTGCAAGCAGAGTCGTCAACTGCAACAGCAGGGAAGACTTCACAGAAGGATTCTAACAGCACTATCCTGCAGAACACAAAGATCACAACAGGGAAAACCAACATCATGCAGACCACCTTTGTGCCAAAAACG GTCTGGGGAAAGCCGCCCACCACCAGCCAGCTGATGTCAAAGATAGAGAGACGGAAGGAGCTCTTGTCTCTCGAGATGGACTTTGACGACTTCATGATGCCTTTCAGTCGGAACATCCAGAGGACAACAGTGGAGGCAAAAACCACAGACTAG